The Bacillus sp. B-jedd sequence CAGGTTGATCTTGCGGACAAGTGGCTGGAGTGAAGCTGATACCCGTTTGCGCGTCACAAGACGGATCAGCCCGTACAGCAAACTTCCGCCAACCAATGACCAAATGACTGTGTTCAGTTTTTTCGCGTTTATAATAGCTGGCATTTCAACCAACGGATTGAATTTGCCTTCTGTAACCAGTTCACCATCATGGGGCCCTGTTATAGCCGGCAAATGATATTCAGCCACTGCGCTTTTCCCGGCTTTGTCCACCCAGTTAAATTTCGCCTCATATCCTGCGGCTGAAAATCCTACAGAGACGGCAATAAATCCAAGGACACACACCATCGAAAACATGACTGTCTCAAGCCAAAATGTCCGTTTAGTCGATTTTGATTGATCAATTACCCTCAGGAGATAGATGATTCCGGCAGCGAAACTTACCGCAAGTATCGCTTCTCCCAATGCTACAGTGGTCACGTGGATATAGAGCCAGTCACTTTTTAAAGCCGGAATTAATGGGCTTATGTCACGAGGGAACATACTCGCGTATGCGATGACCAACAATGCTACTGGCATGGTAAATAATCCGAGCAATGGGGTTTTATAAATAAAATATATTAAAATGAAAGCGCCGACAAGAGCCATGCCGAAAAAAGTGGTAAATTCGAACAAATTGCTGACTGGAGCATGGCCGGCTACAATCCACCGGGTGATAAAAAAACCAAGTTGCGCCAGGAAGCCAGCAATTGATGTTGAGATTGCCAGCAGTCGCCATTTACTGCCTTTTTCTGTTTTTATAGAACCGCCAAATAGCAGCGTAGCAATCAAATATAATATGAAAGCAATATAAAGCAAATTACTGCTGAGTTCTGCCAAGGTCTGCCTCTCCTTCCGTTTTTTCGTCCTGAAGCTGGTCCTCAGGAGGTGAAATTCTCGTATTCTCAAAAATATGGTTTATTTCCCGTTTTAGGCCATGCCAATTTTTGTTTGTGTGCGCAGCAACCCAAACGTCGCCATTTCTTGCCTGCACCCAGATCCTTCGATGATTCCAATAGGCTCCCTGGATGACGCCAATCATGAAAATGAGACCGCCAAGCCCAATTAGCCAAAGCGTTCTGTCCTTTCTGACCGTCAAAGCGGAGACATTCCTTGTCTCTGCTGCCTTAAACTCCATTTTGTACTTATTTTTCCCTTCAGGTTCGATTGTTTGCCGGATGGCGGCAAAGCTTACCTCACCCTCCGGTTTGTCCGGAGTGGTCATTTTAAAGACAAAAGCGGGGTTATTCGGAATTCTCGATTTCGTCACAGGTTCGCCATTTTCACCGAATTCAAAATCCGGGAAATACCCTAGTATCTGGACTTTGTAGCCGTCTCCTAGATTGTATTCTTTTTCAGGCTCATATAAATTCACCTTTAAATCCCCAAATGACTCCCCGGTTTGTTTATCTGTCAGGGCAAATGACATGCTGCTCAGTTCATCAAGCTTGAAATCAACCTGGTATAAGGCGAATCCCTCAAACTTTAATGGTTCATTTACTTTAATCTTAAAATCTTTTATTCTTTCGAGTTTCGGTTTTTCACCAGGAAGCGAATCAGCTGACTTTTTATACAAAACGACATTCGACTGGTAGTTTTTCGCTACATTTCCTGCCTTTTCAAGGGCTTGACGGAAGACTTCCTCGTCTTTGTCTTTGTCATATAACTCCAGGATAAACTGCTTGTTCTCGAGATAATATTGTCTGTCTGTCCCTGGTATTTCCTTTGTTTCCCCTTCCCGGACCCATAAGACCTTGTCAATATACATCCCCGGGACAAAGCGGAGCATGCCGCCTATTAAAAAGATGATTAATCCGATATGGTTCACATACGGACCCCATCTGGAAAACCTCCCCTTTTCGGCAAGTAGGTTCCCCTGTTCTTCGCGGACGTGATATTTTTTTGCAACAAGTTTCTTCTTTACTTCATCAATCACTTCTGTCTGATCGGCTCCTTCGGTAATCCCGAAAACCCGTTGTTTCTTTAGGAAACCGTCATTTCTGACCACTCGTTGGGCCTTTAGTGCCCTGTATAATGGAATGACCCGGTCAAGACTGCAGATTACGAGAGAAATTCCTATCATAGCAATGAGGATCAAATACCACCAGGAGCTGTACAAATTATGGAAGCCAAGCACATAATAGAGCTTGCCAAACCATCCGTATTGTTCCTCATAATATTCCCCCGCCGAAGCGACAGGAGGTATGTACATTTCCTGCGGCAAAATCGTCCCGATTGCCGAAGCAACTAGCGTGATGACAATCAGCCAAATCCCGACTTTTACTGATGAAAAGAAGTTCCATATTTTATCGATGACTGTTTTGTTGTATGTCTGCGAGCGCCGTGAACTGCCTTCATAGCGCATATCATGAAGCTTTTCCGAAGCCGCTGTTTCGTCAAGAGCCTTGCCGCAAGCTTCACAAAGAACTGTTCCATGTGGATTTACATGCCCGCACTCACATTTTACATCCTTCATTTTAAAAACTCCCTAATATCTTTTAAGGTTCTATACTTTCCATAAACGCTTTCACAGCCTGTTCCGTCAACTGGCCTGTATGATACCTGACTATCCTTCCTTCCTTGTCCACAAGGAATGTCGCCGGCAGATTCCCCACTCCATAAGCGTTCATCACCTGGCTGTCCTTGTCCAGGACAATCGGAAAACTAAGTCCATACCTGTCTGAAAAAGTCTGGACAGCGACATTGGATTCGCTGATATTCACAGCCAAAACCTGGACGCCCCTGTCTTTGAATTGCTTGTACTGGTTATTGATATAGGGCATCTCCTTTTCACACGGTTTGCACCATGTTCCCCAGAAGTTAAGAAAGACCCCTTGTCCCCTGTAATCGGAAAGCTTATGCTCATTTCCTTCTAAATCCGTCAGCACAAAATCAGGCGCCAGTTCACCGGTTCCTGCCCTCGAGCGCTCTTCCTTCGTCAAACTAGCATACAGCGTATAGCCGACAGCCGCAGCCAGAAGCAATAATATGACAGTCCTAATTGCCAACCGCCTTTTCTTCATCTTCAATCCCCCAAATTCAAGGCATGTTCTGCTAAATTATATCATTTTTCAACATAGCCACCTTGTTAACCTAATGGTAATTGTGACGTTTTTATGACTTTTTCCCATCCGACCGTAAGGCCAATGCCCTAAGCTGCTTTACTTCATGTGGAGTCAGTTCACGCATTTCGCCTGCTCTTAAGTTCCCTAGTGTCAGGAATCCGTAGCGCTCACGCTTCAATTTGCTGACCGGGTGCCCAATGGCCTCAAACATTCTCCTTACTTGTCGGTTCCTTCCTTCATGTATCGATATTTCAATGATGGCTGTTTTCTTTTTACTGTCGCTGGAAAGCAGCTTTACTTTTGCAGGTGCCGTCTTTCCATCGTCAAGTTTAATCCCGCGTTCAAGCTTCCTTAAATTTTCACGTACCGGAATGCCTTCCGTTTTCGCGACATAAATTTTTTCAATTTCGCTTCGCGGATGCATCAGTAAATTCGCGAAATCGCCATCGTTAGTCAGCAGGAGAAGCCCTGACGTATCGTAGTCAAGCCTCCCAACAGGAAAGATCCTTTCTTTAATATCAGGAAAGAAATCAGTTACTGCCTTCCTGCCTTTTTCATCTTTGACTGTTGAGATGACTCCGCGGGGCTTATAAAAAAGCAGGTAAACAGGCTCTTCCCTCTCTATTTGAATTTCATTTACCTCTACCCTGTCATTGGATGAGACTTTAGTCCCAAGTTCCGTCACAACCTTGCCGTTCACTTTCACTTTGCCTTCTTTAATCAGGTCTTCCGCTTTCCGTCTTGAAGCGATGCCGGCTTGGGCGATTACCTTTTGCAGTCTTTCCATTTATGCCACCTCAGCTAATTGGTCGATAATTATTTTGAAATTGTTTTCTAATGAATTATGACACAATTTCGCCTAATTTCAAAGTATCAGTGCCATTTTGCAAAAACTGTCCAGCCTTCCCGGTGTTTTCCTGCAAAAATGAAAACCGCCCTTAACGGAAAGGACGGTATGGCTTGATTTATTCTTATTCAATAATATGGAATGTTGATTTCCACTCTAGGGCATGCTTTCCGCGGGGCATCTGTGGAGCCTCCTCGTCGCTTTGCTCCTGCGGGGTCTCCTCTTGCTGGTCCATCCCGCTGGAGTCAGTCCCCTCCATTCCAATCAACTAGAAAAGAATTTACATAATCCTTTAAACAGGCCAATTTTTAAAATATTATGATGGCTGCAATGATGGCGACGATTATTCCTAGCACATCAGCCAAAAGGCCTACTTTAAGGGCATCACTCATTTTTCGGATGCCAACGGATCCGAAATAGACGGTAAGGACGTAAAATGTTGTGTCGGTGCTTCCCTGCAAAATGGATGCGAGTCTTCCTGCAAAAGAATCCGGGCCATATACAGCAATCATATCGCTCGTCATTCCGAGCGCGGCTGTACCGGAAATCGGCCGAATCAAGGCAAGCGGGAGAATTTCCGGAGGAAGCCCCGCTTCAGCGAGCCAGGGCCTGAGCCAGCCGGTAAGGGCATCCAATGCCCCGGAAGCCCGAAAGATTGAAACAGAAACAAGCATGCCCACCAGAAATGGGATGATTGAAACAGCTATCTTGATTCCCTCTTTGCCGCCATCAACAAAGCTTTCGTATGTCGGGACTTTATTAAAAGTGCCGACCAGCAAAATGGCTGCGATTATCAAAGGGATAAACCAAAGTGAAATGTCAGCAATTACCCCCATAAAATCATCCTTTGCGGCTTCTCCGCCAATAAAAATATCGATCTATTATAACAGCTCCAATGGCAGACAGAATGGTGACAATGAGAGTCGGAACAACGATTTCGGCAGGGGACGAGGAGTTATAGTTCATCCGGATGGCAATGACGGTTGTCGGCAAAATGGTGACACTTGCAGTATTGATGGCAAGGAAGGTTACCATAGAGCGGCTGGCTAGGTCTTTCTGTTTATTCAGGAGTTGCAATTGTTCCATTGCTTTTAACCCGAGCGGGGTGGCGGCATTACCTAGGCCAAACATGTTGGCAATCATATTTGAAAGAATATAGCCCATCGCGGGATGATTCTCGGGAACCTCCGGGAATAGCGGTTTGACCAATGGTTTGAAAAGCTTGGCCAAAAATTTCAGCATCCCCGCTTCTTCCGCAATCTTCATCATGCCCAGCCAGAAAACAAGCACACTGATGAGGCCGATGCATAATGTCACGGCATCCTTCGCGCCTTGGAAAATCGCCTGGTTCACCTCGTGCATCGTTCCATTAAACATGGCGAACACAATTCCAATGACCGTCAGGGAAACCCAAATATAATTAACCATTGTCTCTCATGCCGATCGCCATGGTAAAAAAGTGTTTTAATTCGTTTAGATAACTGTTTTTTGGGGCTTTTGACGGCCTGAAATAAACCGGGACCGATCTTACCGCCCGTCCTTCCAAAAAGATGATGGCTTTTCCTGCCAGATTGCCGTTTTTAGCCTTGCTGCCTGGAAATTTTCCTTTACTTGGCTCGGCCAATTTATATTCGATGGTGACTTTCCCTTCTTCTCCAGCTGTTAACGGGTAGATGACCCTGTTTTGAATATATAATTCTCCGTTTTTATATGGACTATTGATTGATTCGATCTTACCTTTTGGCAGTATTTCCCCCATATTAAAACTGGCGAAGCCAGATTCGAACATTAAGATATGATCATTCCAATCATCAGGCGCATTCAGCGTAACCGCGATTAGTTCCATTTCCCCTTTTTTGGCGGTCGTCACCAATGTCCGCTTTGCCCGTTTCGTATAGCCTGTCTTTCCGCCCGTAGAAAAAGGGTACATTGATAGGAGCCTGTTTTTGTTTCTCCATTCCCTGTCCCAGTTTTCCTCCGGATTCGGGGAATGATGGACTTTTGTGCCGGAAATTTTCCGGTACATTTCATTCCCCATCGCATATCTGGTCAGAAGCGCCATATCGTATGCAGTGGAATAATGGTTTTCTTTATTATCAAGTCCATGTGGATTAGAAAAATACGTATTTAGCATGCCGATTTCGGCTGCTTTTTGATTCATTAAAAAGGCGAAGCCTTCTTCACTTCCGCCTACAAACTCGGCAATCGCAGCTGCCGCGTCATTTCCTGACCGGAGCATCAGTCCGTAAACAAGATCTTTCAGCTTTATTTTTTCACCTGGCTTTAAATAAATGGATGACCCTTCAGTCCGTACGGCCCTATCGCTGACAAGGACCTCTTTATCCATTTTTCCCGATTCTATTGCGAGAATAGCTGTCATAATTTTTGTGATGCTCGCTATTCTCATTGGGGTATGAGCCTGCTTTTCAAACAAAACACGGCCCGTCTTCTGTTCCATTAATATAGCCGCCCTTCCACTCACGGAGAGGGACGGAGATGCTTTGGCAGGGAGTGTGCCCATGATCAGGGACAGACTGAGCAGCCAAAGGAGGGAGTGAAATAATTTTTTCATCGCAGGCTCGGTCTCCTTTTTTTATTTGTACAAGTTTATGCTTTTTAGCCTTCAATATGACCGAAACCCACATTCTCCCTGCCCGGCGGCTAGAAAAAAAGCTGTCCCAAAAGGGCATCTTTCAATGACCTTTTGGGACAGCCTGGTATCTTATGTATTCTTTTTTTCTAATCGCCGCAAGCAAGCGATTTAATTATGCTGCAGGACGAACTCAAGCGGTGAGCGT is a genomic window containing:
- a CDS encoding nucleoside recognition domain-containing protein, with amino-acid sequence MVNYIWVSLTVIGIVFAMFNGTMHEVNQAIFQGAKDAVTLCIGLISVLVFWLGMMKIAEEAGMLKFLAKLFKPLVKPLFPEVPENHPAMGYILSNMIANMFGLGNAATPLGLKAMEQLQLLNKQKDLASRSMVTFLAINTASVTILPTTVIAIRMNYNSSSPAEIVVPTLIVTILSAIGAVIIDRYFYWRRSRKG
- the ccsB gene encoding c-type cytochrome biogenesis protein CcsB, translated to MAELSSNLLYIAFILYLIATLLFGGSIKTEKGSKWRLLAISTSIAGFLAQLGFFITRWIVAGHAPVSNLFEFTTFFGMALVGAFILIYFIYKTPLLGLFTMPVALLVIAYASMFPRDISPLIPALKSDWLYIHVTTVALGEAILAVSFAAGIIYLLRVIDQSKSTKRTFWLETVMFSMVCVLGFIAVSVGFSAAGYEAKFNWVDKAGKSAVAEYHLPAITGPHDGELVTEGKFNPLVEMPAIINAKKLNTVIWSLVGGSLLYGLIRLVTRKRVSASLQPLVRKINLDLVDEISYRSVLIGFPVFTLGGLIFAMIWAQIAWTRFWGWDPKEVWALITWLFYAAFLHLRLSKGWHGEKSAWLAVIGFVIIMFNLVAVNLVIAGLHSYAGS
- the resA gene encoding thiol-disulfide oxidoreductase ResA encodes the protein MKKRRLAIRTVILLLLAAAVGYTLYASLTKEERSRAGTGELAPDFVLTDLEGNEHKLSDYRGQGVFLNFWGTWCKPCEKEMPYINNQYKQFKDRGVQVLAVNISESNVAVQTFSDRYGLSFPIVLDKDSQVMNAYGVGNLPATFLVDKEGRIVRYHTGQLTEQAVKAFMESIEP
- a CDS encoding D-alanyl-D-alanine carboxypeptidase family protein, producing the protein MKKLFHSLLWLLSLSLIMGTLPAKASPSLSVSGRAAILMEQKTGRVLFEKQAHTPMRIASITKIMTAILAIESGKMDKEVLVSDRAVRTEGSSIYLKPGEKIKLKDLVYGLMLRSGNDAAAAIAEFVGGSEEGFAFLMNQKAAEIGMLNTYFSNPHGLDNKENHYSTAYDMALLTRYAMGNEMYRKISGTKVHHSPNPEENWDREWRNKNRLLSMYPFSTGGKTGYTKRAKRTLVTTAKKGEMELIAVTLNAPDDWNDHILMFESGFASFNMGEILPKGKIESINSPYKNGELYIQNRVIYPLTAGEEGKVTIEYKLAEPSKGKFPGSKAKNGNLAGKAIIFLEGRAVRSVPVYFRPSKAPKNSYLNELKHFFTMAIGMRDNG
- the resB gene encoding cytochrome c biogenesis protein ResB, with amino-acid sequence MKDVKCECGHVNPHGTVLCEACGKALDETAASEKLHDMRYEGSSRRSQTYNKTVIDKIWNFFSSVKVGIWLIVITLVASAIGTILPQEMYIPPVASAGEYYEEQYGWFGKLYYVLGFHNLYSSWWYLILIAMIGISLVICSLDRVIPLYRALKAQRVVRNDGFLKKQRVFGITEGADQTEVIDEVKKKLVAKKYHVREEQGNLLAEKGRFSRWGPYVNHIGLIIFLIGGMLRFVPGMYIDKVLWVREGETKEIPGTDRQYYLENKQFILELYDKDKDEEVFRQALEKAGNVAKNYQSNVVLYKKSADSLPGEKPKLERIKDFKIKVNEPLKFEGFALYQVDFKLDELSSMSFALTDKQTGESFGDLKVNLYEPEKEYNLGDGYKVQILGYFPDFEFGENGEPVTKSRIPNNPAFVFKMTTPDKPEGEVSFAAIRQTIEPEGKNKYKMEFKAAETRNVSALTVRKDRTLWLIGLGGLIFMIGVIQGAYWNHRRIWVQARNGDVWVAAHTNKNWHGLKREINHIFENTRISPPEDQLQDEKTEGEADLGRTQQ
- a CDS encoding pseudouridine synthase is translated as MERLQKVIAQAGIASRRKAEDLIKEGKVKVNGKVVTELGTKVSSNDRVEVNEIQIEREEPVYLLFYKPRGVISTVKDEKGRKAVTDFFPDIKERIFPVGRLDYDTSGLLLLTNDGDFANLLMHPRSEIEKIYVAKTEGIPVRENLRKLERGIKLDDGKTAPAKVKLLSSDSKKKTAIIEISIHEGRNRQVRRMFEAIGHPVSKLKRERYGFLTLGNLRAGEMRELTPHEVKQLRALALRSDGKKS
- a CDS encoding spore maturation protein, whose protein sequence is MGVIADISLWFIPLIIAAILLVGTFNKVPTYESFVDGGKEGIKIAVSIIPFLVGMLVSVSIFRASGALDALTGWLRPWLAEAGLPPEILPLALIRPISGTAALGMTSDMIAVYGPDSFAGRLASILQGSTDTTFYVLTVYFGSVGIRKMSDALKVGLLADVLGIIVAIIAAIIIF